The segment TACGAGGACGAAGGGCTGTTGGCGCCGCAGCGCGACGGCACCGCCCGCGTCTACGGCCACCGCGACCGCGCGCGCCTCGCGCTGATCTGCCGGGGCAAGCGGCTGGGCTTCAGCCTCGCCGAGATCAAGGAATTCCTCACCCTCTACGACGCGGACGAGATCCAGAAGGAGCAGATGCGCTTCATGCAGCGCATCGCCCGCCGCCGCATCGCCGACCTGGAACGGCAGCTTCAGGACGTCCAGCAGACGCTGGGCGAGCTGCGCATCATTGACACCCAGATCTCCGACCATTTCCGCAAGAACGGAATCACGGAGACGCACACCCCGGAGGACACGCAACCATGACCTCGGCGCCTTTGACCACGCCCGCCAACCCGGTCGTCATCGCCGGCTACGCCCGTTCCCCCTTCGCCTTCGCCAACAAGGGCGAACTGGCGAAGGTCCGTCCCGACGACCTGCTGGCCCATGTCGTCGCGGCGCTGGTCGAGCGCACGGGCGTCAACCCGCAGGACATCGAGGATGTGGTCGTCGGCTGCGCCTTCCCCGAGGGCGAGCAGGGCATGAACATCGCCCGCACCGTGTCCTTCCTGGCCAAGCTGCCGCTGACCGCCGGGGCCACCACGATCAACCGCTATTGCGGCTCCTCCATGCAGGCGATCCATCAGGCGGCCGGCGCCATCCAGATGGGGGCGGGCGAGGTCTTCCTGTGCGGCGGCATCGAGTCGATGAGCCGCGTCCCGATGATGGGCTACAACCCGCTGCCCCATCCGGGCCTGAAGGACCATTACCCGGAGGCTTACTGCTCGATGGGCGTCACGGCGGAGAATGTCGCCCGCCGCTATGAAATCTCCCGCGCCGACCAGGAGGCGATGGCCGCCGAGTCCCACGCCAAGGCCGCCGCGGCGCAGCAGGCCGGGCGCCTCGCCGAGGAGATCGTCGCCATCCAGACCGCCGCCGGCCTCGTGGAGCGCGACGGCTGCATCCGTCCCGGCACCAGCGGCGAGACGCTGAGCGGCCTGAAGCCGGCCTTCCTGGCCGATGGCTCGGTCACCGCCGGCACCTCCTCACCGCTGACGGACGGCGCCTCGGCGGTTCTGGTGACGACGGAGGCTTACGCCAAGGCCAACGGCCTGCCGATCCTCGCCCGCATCCGCTCGGTCGCGGTGGCCGGCTGCGCGCCGGAGGTGATGGGCCTCGGCCCGGTCCCGGCGGCGCAGAAGGCGCTGGCGCGCGCCGGCCTGTCCATCCGGGACATCGACGTGATCGAGCTGAACGAGGCCTTCGCCGCCCAGGCCATCGCCTGCATGCGCGACCTCGACATCGACCCGGCCAAGGTGAACCTCGACGGCGGCGCCATCGCGCTCGGCCACCCGCTCGGCGCCACCGGCGCCCGCATCACCGGCAAGGCCGCGGCCCTGCTGAAGCGCGAGGGCAAGCAGTTCGCGCTCGCCACCCAGTGCATCGGCGGCGGCCAGGGCATCGCCACGGTCCTGGAAGCGGTCTGACGGCGGCGGCACAGGGAGGCACCAACCATGCAGATCAAACGCGCCGCCGTGATCGGCTCCGGCGTGATGGGCAGCGGCATCGCCGCCCATTTCGCGAACGCCGGCATCCCCGTCGTCCTGCTCGACATCCCCGCCAAGGAGGGTGACGACCGCAGCGCCATCGCCAAGGGGGCCGTCCAGAGGCTCCTGAAGACCGACCCCGCGCCCTTCATGCACCCGAAGAACGCCAAGCTGGTGACTCCGGGCAATCTGGAGGACGACCTCGCCCTGCTGGCCGACGTCGACTGGATCGTCGAGGCCATCGTCGAGAACCCGGCGGTCAAGGCCGACCTCTACCGCCGCATCGACCCGGTGCGCAAGGCAGGCTCCGTGGTCTCGTCCAACACCTCGACCATCCCGCTGGGGGTGCTGGTCGAGGGGCAGTCGGACGCCTTCAGGCGCGACTTCCTGATCACCCACTTCTTCAACCCGCCGCGCTACATGCGGCTGCTGGAGATCGTCGGCGGCGAGGCCACCCGGCCCGACGCGCTGGCCGCCGTCGCCGACGTCTGCGACCGCGCGCTGGGCAAGGGCGTGGTCCGCTG is part of the Azospirillum baldaniorum genome and harbors:
- a CDS encoding MerR family transcriptional regulator — encoded protein: MSQPARSMGLGTRADIGLGVGLDPGADGAGRSFAIGELADEFGLTHRTIRHYEDEGLLAPQRDGTARVYGHRDRARLALICRGKRLGFSLAEIKEFLTLYDADEIQKEQMRFMQRIARRRIADLERQLQDVQQTLGELRIIDTQISDHFRKNGITETHTPEDTQP
- a CDS encoding thiolase family protein produces the protein MTSAPLTTPANPVVIAGYARSPFAFANKGELAKVRPDDLLAHVVAALVERTGVNPQDIEDVVVGCAFPEGEQGMNIARTVSFLAKLPLTAGATTINRYCGSSMQAIHQAAGAIQMGAGEVFLCGGIESMSRVPMMGYNPLPHPGLKDHYPEAYCSMGVTAENVARRYEISRADQEAMAAESHAKAAAAQQAGRLAEEIVAIQTAAGLVERDGCIRPGTSGETLSGLKPAFLADGSVTAGTSSPLTDGASAVLVTTEAYAKANGLPILARIRSVAVAGCAPEVMGLGPVPAAQKALARAGLSIRDIDVIELNEAFAAQAIACMRDLDIDPAKVNLDGGAIALGHPLGATGARITGKAAALLKREGKQFALATQCIGGGQGIATVLEAV